AAAATTTTGCATTTTACCTTCTTAACAATTTTAAGCCTCCGTTACGCTGATTAAGCTTTAGGCTATATTGCTGATTAAGCTTTAGGCTATATTTGTGATTGTTGTTAAAAACTGATGTACTATTAAAAAaagtgtttttgtatttttttgatatttatatattttgatgaaaaaactaaaaataataataCTTTTGTTAAGATTTGATGATGAAATTAGCTTTTTCTAAAATATTGGACATTTTTTTTCTCGAGCAGCAGTTGTtaagttaaaaatatttttccgAAAAATAGCTTTTGAATTTTATCAAACAATTTTTTAACAGTTTTTGAATTTTATTAAACAATTTTTTAACTGTTTTTCAACGCTGTTGTTTCTGTTAACAATGGCAATaccaaaattttaaattttgcaATCCTGCGTTTCACAAAGttttaatttgaaataaaaaaaatatcactgGGTTTATCATTTTCTTAAACAACAAATTTATAAGATATATAActctaaataattttttttaaagcaaataaattagaattttgattttttttaatatcatATTCATCCTCCTCACAAAACCCCCATTTCTGATTATCACAGGGTTTATCACTCCATCCAAATTCCAATCATCTACACATTGTCATCACTATCACTCATACCATAACAATCAAGAAAACATTTCATTAAGCTTGCATATAAAATACATACATACACGAACATATTTACACAATGAAGAGAGTTTGGAAAATCTCAGAAACAGCCCACTCAGAGCTTCCACTTCTTAAACCCAAACCCAAAACCCTCTTTTCTATAACCCCTTTTATAATCACCCACaatacttttactaaaacccCAATTAACAGGTTATTTTTTGCTGATCATTATTGTTCTCAGCCTAATATTAACTCTAATCCATTCCCAAAAATTACTGGGTTGTTTGAAAATAGGGGTTGTAATGTTGATATTCAAGAACTTGTTCATGAGGTCTCCCTGTTGCGAGACGAGTTGATTCGGGTTAGCAAATATGGTCGAAATGTGATCTTTAGGGTGCTGGATGAAAAGGGTAGTTCTTTGTTTAGAGATTATGGTAATGGGGATGCATTTGTTGAGCTGGTTAAGCAGTTGGAGCGTTGGCCTCGTTGCGCACTTCAAGTAACttctttttctttgttttgcGATTATGATATTGAATTTGATGTGTTTGTTGTGTTCTTAATGTTTAATTTTAATTGTGATGTTGAGTAGTATTGGATGACTTGTCAAGTTGAGTTTGAGTAATTGGCGGTATTAGTGATGTTATTGAATTTTGAATTGGACCATTAAAGCTTTGATGCTTGTTGAGTTTGTTTTCATTATAGTTAAGTTACTTAGGCTGGACGGAGAAAGTAGTAGTATATCCGATTGGAGTCTTTATCTACTATTATGACTTATTTCTTTTAAAAAGATATACGGGTACTTAAGCCGCTAATAGGAGCTAGGGAGTAGGGACATCAAATGTATCTTTAGTTGACAGTAGTGATGTACTTTTTAGGGGGTAGGGTCATCGAAAATAAACATTTTATGTATTTTTAGTGATGGATTTTATACTAATTCAGGTTTGTAAATGGAGAAGGAAACAAGCAAATGATGACTTGCGGTTCTCGATGACATCGGAAGAGTATGCCAAATCTATTAGAATAGCTGGTAGATTAAGAGATATTGATCTTGCAATTGAGCTATTTACTGAAGCAGCAAACAAAAGAATCAAGACAGCTACAACCTACAATGCACTCATGGGGGCTTACATGTATAACAAGTATACAGATACTTGTCAGTTGCTTTTTCGGGAATTCAAGATGGACCAGTCTTGTAGGCCGACAGTTGTAACATACAATATTCTTCTTTCTGTCTTTGGTCAGTTGACGTTAATAGATCAAATGGAGACTACGTTACAGGAGATGAAGAATTTAAACATTTTGCCCAATCTGACTACATATAATATGATTCTCAGTGGGTATGTCACAGCATGGATGTGGGAAAGCATGGAGGAAACATATGTTGTAATGGAGGCAAGTGGCATAAAGCCTGATGTTAACACCCATATGCTGATGCTTCGAGGATATGCGTATTCAGGTGATTTAAAAAAGATGGAAGAATTTTTTGAGCTGGTTTATGACCATGTTATTGAACATAAGGAATTTACACTCATAAGGGCTATGATATGTGCGTACTGTAAGAGCACTAGCAGAAATAGAGTAAAAAGGGTTGAGGAATTACTTGGGCTTATTCCGAAGAATGACTATCAGCCTTGGTTGAATGCGATTTTGATTAAGTTATATGCCCAAGAGAATATTATGGATGTGATGGAAAGCTATATAGAGGAGGCTTTTAAGCGTAGCACCTCCATCACAACAGCAGATGTAATGCGTTCGATACTTGCCAGCTATTTCCGAGCCAATGCTGTGGATAAGCTTGCAAACTTTGTGAAGCGTGCAGAATATGCTGGGTGGAAAATCTGCCGCTCCGTGTACCACAGTAAAATGGTCATGTATTCATCACATAAGCGTCTTTCTGAAATGGAGAGTGTTCTTGATGAGATGGAAAACTTCAATATACAACCCACGGGAAAAACATTTTCTATATTGTACAAAGCCTATTTAGAATGTGGACAAAAACGTAAACTTGACCAGGTTTTAGGAGTTATGTGCACGCGTGGGTTTGGGACTCCAAGCAATACAATGAAATTGTAGTGTTTTTTCGATTGATGGTTACATTGAATGAGAATGCAGCCTAAAGATGCAGCAAATGATTGCCGATGGTTCATTGCATGTGTAAGATCAATTTCATCTATTTCATAGCTACTTTTCTCTCCTTTGTCATTCTTTAGTTTCATCTTGTCAATTGTGCATCTCTTGTCAGCACTCACCCGTGCCATACTTATTTTCCCCTGTCATAATTGCTAAAGCAAGCAGCCATTGTTGATATAGCGCTCTAGGCCGTTGATAAGTAGTGTTAGGGCGTGATGACGGTAAAGCATCTGTATCATTGCTGGACCTTGTGTAGAACCAGTAGGTAGGGGCTAATAAATTTATATATACCCTGTTTTCGGTTATGATCTATCAAAGATTTTAGGGGGAAAAAATTATTGGCTTAATTAAGGTTCACATTTTACTACTTATAGCTTCTCTACAAAAAAAACTTGCATATGGGAAATATCTAGGTTTAGAACTAATTTTATagtaataaatatatatttaaccTGTTTTTATCTTGTATTCGATATCATATATTAAGAAAAATTTGTTTATAGGATAGAAACTGGTTCAAACTTTGCCAAACGTTCATGTCTCCCTCccttaattattaaaatatattagtAATTAGTAATAAATTTTggtattttcttattttttttcaTCCTGGTAAATCCTAGGTCTTCCCCGGATCATTATGGCAATACAACATCAAAATGTGTATATATTGAAAAATTACACATATGTACATCTCCTGTTATGACTATTAAAACCAAGTAATTTTTATATAAGTGTCATAACTTACAAGTGTTAGCACTCAAGCTAACATAAAATTCTTATGTTTGTTACACATCATAAATATAAAGTCATAACTAGACAAATGATAAAATGGTCTTTTGCTTGTAGCCAAGTAGATATCCCTCTTTTCATCTATTGAAACAGGAGGATATGAGGAACATCACCTTACTTAAGGGATGTGGGTGATTATTTAAATATTTGCAattgaatatttaaaaaaatatagaCATTAGAATTTAATTAGTCTTTATAATAACAAAGTAAACTAGAATATCTCAAAACAATAAGCGTAATCCTTTTATTCGTGCCCCTTGTGGTCACATCAGGACCACAATTCGAAGAGGTGATTTAACATCATAATTTTCTCCATTTGCCTCATCACCCAGCAAAACAAGAGAGTTTGTATCGAAGAGGCATATGGTGAAATAAAAACTAAACCAGATCTAATTGGCACATACGTGGGTTTCAAGGTGACCAACAATGTCACGGGACTATGTAAGACAAGACAATACCATAGGAGCATCTCCGATGCATCATACTATTTTGGTGTGATTTCTACACCAAAATGGTGTAAAAACTAAACTATTTTCATATTCAACTCCAACCCACATATACTAAAATTTTCACCATACTTGTcctatataaaatattttattattaaagtaCAAAAGTAATAAAGTTCGTAGGGTACAAATGGAATAATTTTGTTTTAGGTAAGGAGTACAAGGGTAATATTGGAATaaacaaaaattctaaaaatttggTGCAATACCAAATTTGGTGTAATTTTTGGTGCAGCACCAGATTTTTGTAAAATTTAGAATTGGGCTGGAGTGGAATTTTACACCAAAATGGTGTAAAAATACACATATATAGTTGGGTTGGAGATGGTCTAACCTTGGTTATCCATGGAGACTAAGATGTTAAAAGGCCACCTATGTCAATACAACATCAATATGTATGCATTAAAAATTAGATACAAGTCCATCTTATTTTAGTGAGTAATATTACACCAAGTAATTTAAATTTTAATGTCACAACTCATAAGTGTTAGCACTAAAGCTAACATAGAATTCATATATTCACTACACGTCACACATTTAAGTTATAATATCTACCGGAGAAATAATGAATCTCTTGGGTTGTAGCCTGTAGATACATCATCTTCTTAACTCTTGAAACTTGAGGTAAGAAACTTGAGGACGCAAGGAAATCGAGACTTTATAGTATATACCTTTAGTTAAGGGATAATTGTGATTATTTTCATCATAAATGAAAGTTATCATATCTTTTGAGTATGTGAAATTACGAATAACAACATAAAATTGACCATGTGTAAAAACTGAATGTGGCAAGTACAATCCAGCCTTTTGGAAAGATTGTCCCTAAGATTTTTTTATTATCACAACATAACATATTTGAGGTAACATTTGTAAAAAAACTTGTAAGTCCTCGGGAAAACATTTCATTCGAGAAATAAAATGTTCTGTCCCAATGCAACTTCCACAAATAACTTCGCATTCAACATAATGTTTCAATATTTGATTATCATCATTCTTTGTGCATTGCATAAACCAATTTTTTAGGTAAAGTTTCTCATTAACATAACACCACCTTCTTTTAACTTCAGTTCATAATGAGGCACCCTggtatattattaaaaaaatcaaatattCAGTTGGAAAGTTTATTTTCAATTCAGCCTATATCCCTCCAAATTCTTGAGCCTTCTCCAATGTAATATCATTATTCGGTTGGGAAAGCTATGCTCTTAAACGTACAAATTTTAGATAAAGATCCGATGCAACATCGCAATAAGCATTTTTGTGAAATGGGGTTTTAACATCCGGTGTGCTACAGAAATTGATGTTAATATCCCTTCTCAGTTCTGTAATATATAAGAATCCAATTCTATTGAGAATATGATACATAGCATATATCCCAAATTCTTGAGAATTCTAATGTCCAAAATATTTGAGTGAACGGGCCATTTATACACCAACAAATTGAACTGTTACCTATCTTATTTCAGTGATTATCGAGTAGATTCCGGGTGATcccatatcatattttaatatggTCAAGGCTAAAGTTAAAAAAACGTGTTTTATGTTAACAGGGAACTTAAACCAAAAAAATTGGTTTATGCAATGACAAACGAATGATAATATCCAAATGTTTGAAACATCGTGTTGAATGTTAAGTTATTTGCTGTAGTTATATTGGTACATGCAGGGCGGACCCAGGCTATGACCAAGGGTGGTCTTGCCCCCCCCCCTAGATTTAGATTTCTAGTGTCCCTGGATTCATATATATATGAAACAACACATACTTCACTTTTGGCAGCCTTGATTTAGGTGTTAAAGTAGCAAGTAAATTTGCAGCTTGGTTATTGTCTCTGTATACATCCCCTATCTATTTACTCATTTCTTGGTTAAAATCTATCTTAAATTATATAAGTTAACAAGAAATTTTTATTGCCCCCCCCCGTTATGCCATCCTGCGTCCGCCCCTGGGTACATTATATTTAATTCCTCGAATGTAATGTTGTCCCGGTGATACAAAACTCCCTTTCAAGTTTTTTCGTGAAATGTTACTTAAAATATGTTATGATATGACAATTGACAAATCTTAGGGACAATCTTTTCAAAAGGCTTAATTGTACTTGCCGGATTTATTTTTAAACTCATGGCCAGTTTTATGTTGCTATTAATAAAATTACATCTTCTGAAGGTTTGAAAATTTTCATTGATGATGAAATTGGTGGTAGCCCTGTAAAACTAAAATTGTAATGCATAAAATGGTTGTGAATTGTGATAAATGTGCAtgaaataaaattatgaaatctTGATTGTTTTTATTCGCATACAAATGATTGTAGCCCCTGCACCAACATGATGTGTATTTTTTTTCTATGAGACTATAACCTTTACGTATCTTGCCTGCATAGAGAGTGAATAGCATGGTATAATTTGTGCATTCTTATATGTATTCTGAGTATACAAGTATAATGCTATATGTCTAATCTACCATTTCTCTTAGGATTATTCCATCTAGCATTTTTCTTAGGATAAAATTGATCATGAGTAAGCTATATTACTCTTGAAAAAATCAAAGTTATTTCTTGCGACACACATATCCAATCTACCATTTCTTTTATGATATTTGGATT
This sequence is a window from Apium graveolens cultivar Ventura chromosome 9, ASM990537v1, whole genome shotgun sequence. Protein-coding genes within it:
- the LOC141683062 gene encoding pentatricopeptide repeat-containing protein At2g30780-like; this translates as MKRVWKISETAHSELPLLKPKPKTLFSITPFIITHNTFTKTPINRLFFADHYCSQPNINSNPFPKITGLFENRGCNVDIQELVHEVSLLRDELIRVSKYGRNVIFRVLDEKGSSLFRDYGNGDAFVELVKQLERWPRCALQVCKWRRKQANDDLRFSMTSEEYAKSIRIAGRLRDIDLAIELFTEAANKRIKTATTYNALMGAYMYNKYTDTCQLLFREFKMDQSCRPTVVTYNILLSVFGQLTLIDQMETTLQEMKNLNILPNLTTYNMILSGYVTAWMWESMEETYVVMEASGIKPDVNTHMLMLRGYAYSGDLKKMEEFFELVYDHVIEHKEFTLIRAMICAYCKSTSRNRVKRVEELLGLIPKNDYQPWLNAILIKLYAQENIMDVMESYIEEAFKRSTSITTADVMRSILASYFRANAVDKLANFVKRAEYAGWKICRSVYHSKMVMYSSHKRLSEMESVLDEMENFNIQPTGKTFSILYKAYLECGQKRKLDQVLGVMCTRGFGTPSNTMKL